The following proteins are encoded in a genomic region of Shinella zoogloeoides:
- a CDS encoding cold-shock protein, giving the protein MATGTVKFFNQDKGFGFIVPDNGGPDVFVHVSAVQPGGLLQEGTKVSYDIGQDRKTGKSKAENVSTL; this is encoded by the coding sequence ATGGCAACCGGAACTGTTAAGTTTTTCAACCAGGACAAGGGCTTCGGCTTCATCGTTCCAGACAATGGCGGACCGGACGTGTTCGTCCACGTATCGGCCGTTCAGCCGGGCGGGCTGCTGCAGGAAGGCACGAAGGTCAGCTATGACATCGGCCAGGACCGCAAGACCGGAAAGTCGAAGGCCGAGAACGTCAGCACGCTCTGA
- the argE gene encoding acetylornithine deacetylase has protein sequence MIPSTPEILARLIAEPTVSRMSNLALLDHVESLLRPVGARIERFSHPDGSRANLFATVGPEGAGGVVLSGHTDVVPVEGQAWSSDPFTLTERGGRFYGRGTADMKGFVAASLRAALIAATRPLKRPLHLAFSYDEEIGCIGVRGMIEALAARTERPALCIVGEPTEMRIATGHKGKRALRACCHGQEGHSALAPKALNALHLGAAFIQALEARQEALATHGARDADYDIPYSTIHAGMMRGGTALNIVPGRCEIDFEIRNIAGDDPADILAGIAADAEAIAAPYRGRFPMACIEIEEVSGYPGLATRPDAPAARLLARLLGDETTLKVAFGTEGGLFDQTLGLSTAICGPGSMEQGHKPDEFIAAGQLERCDVMLARLTEELETAA, from the coding sequence ATGATCCCCTCCACGCCCGAAATCCTCGCCCGCCTCATCGCCGAGCCCACCGTCTCGCGCATGTCCAACCTCGCGCTGCTCGACCATGTGGAAAGCCTGCTGCGCCCCGTGGGCGCGCGCATCGAGCGATTTTCCCACCCGGACGGCAGCCGCGCCAATCTCTTCGCGACCGTCGGGCCGGAAGGGGCCGGCGGCGTGGTCCTGTCGGGCCATACGGATGTCGTGCCGGTCGAGGGGCAGGCCTGGAGCAGCGATCCCTTCACGCTCACCGAGCGCGGCGGCCGTTTCTACGGGCGCGGCACGGCGGACATGAAGGGCTTCGTCGCGGCCAGCCTGCGCGCCGCCCTCATCGCCGCCACCCGTCCGCTGAAACGCCCGCTGCATCTTGCCTTCTCCTATGACGAGGAGATCGGCTGTATCGGCGTGCGCGGCATGATCGAGGCACTGGCGGCGCGGACGGAGCGGCCGGCGCTGTGCATCGTCGGCGAGCCGACTGAGATGCGCATCGCCACCGGCCACAAGGGCAAGCGGGCGCTGCGGGCCTGCTGCCACGGCCAGGAGGGCCATTCCGCCCTCGCCCCGAAGGCCCTCAACGCCCTCCATCTCGGCGCGGCCTTCATCCAGGCCCTTGAGGCGCGGCAGGAGGCGCTGGCGACGCACGGCGCGCGCGATGCCGACTACGACATCCCCTATTCCACCATCCATGCCGGCATGATGCGCGGCGGCACCGCGCTCAACATCGTGCCGGGCCGCTGCGAGATCGACTTCGAGATCCGCAACATCGCCGGGGACGATCCCGCCGACATCCTCGCTGGCATCGCCGCCGATGCCGAGGCCATCGCGGCGCCCTATCGCGGCCGCTTCCCCATGGCCTGCATCGAGATCGAGGAGGTTTCCGGTTATCCGGGCCTTGCCACCCGGCCCGACGCGCCCGCCGCCCGCCTCCTCGCCCGCCTGCTCGGCGACGAGACCACGCTGAAAGTGGCGTTCGGCACCGAGGGCGGCCTGTTCGACCAGACGCTCGGCCTCTCCACGGCGATCTGCGGTCCCGGCTCGATGGAACAGGGCCACAAGCCGGACGAATTTATCGCGGCCGGGCAGCTCGAACGTTGCGATGTCATGCTCGCGCGCCTGACGGAAGAGCTCGAAACCGCCGCCTGA
- a CDS encoding DUF1028 domain-containing protein: MTFSVSGRCPDTGMFGVAVSSSSPSVAARCAHARAGVGAVSTQNVTDPRLGPKGLDLMAGGLSAEAALERLITEAPHIEYRQLALVDAEGHTAAYSGARTLGTHATACGKNVVAAGNMLISTEIPQKMIEAFEAAAGKHLGDRLIAAMRAALAAGGEEGPVHSMGLVMVDKVSWNVADLRIDWTDGDPIEECAALWERWRGEMDAYVTRALNPSGAPSYGVPGDL; encoded by the coding sequence ATGACCTTTTCCGTCTCCGGCCGCTGCCCCGACACCGGCATGTTCGGCGTCGCCGTCTCCTCCTCCTCGCCGAGCGTCGCGGCGCGCTGCGCCCATGCGCGCGCCGGCGTCGGCGCGGTCTCGACGCAGAACGTCACCGACCCGCGCCTCGGCCCGAAGGGACTGGACCTGATGGCCGGCGGCCTTTCGGCGGAAGCGGCGCTGGAGCGGCTCATCACTGAAGCCCCGCATATCGAATACCGCCAGCTCGCGCTGGTCGATGCCGAAGGCCACACCGCCGCCTATTCCGGCGCGAGAACCCTCGGCACCCATGCGACAGCGTGCGGCAAGAACGTCGTCGCCGCCGGCAACATGCTGATCAGCACCGAAATCCCGCAGAAGATGATCGAGGCCTTCGAGGCTGCCGCCGGAAAGCATCTCGGTGACCGGCTGATCGCCGCCATGCGCGCGGCGCTCGCCGCGGGTGGCGAGGAAGGGCCGGTCCACTCCATGGGCCTCGTCATGGTCGACAAGGTCTCCTGGAATGTCGCGGACCTGCGCATCGACTGGACCGACGGCGACCCGATCGAGGAATGCGCCGCGCTCTGGGAGCGCTGGCGCGGCGAGATGGATGCCTATGTCACCCGCGCGCTCAACCCCTCGGGCGCGCCGAGCTACGGTGTGCCGGGGGATTTGTGA
- a CDS encoding RidA family protein — protein MPVHTRIRPFNTKETYPEQKLNNDLCQAVVARGTTVFVRGQIAQDLDTRESLHVGDAGAQARKAMENIKMLLEEAGSDLSHICRVVVYLIDIRYREAVYTEMGKYLQGVFPVSTGLVVSALARPEWLVEIEATAVIPDAA, from the coding sequence ATGCCCGTGCACACCCGCATCCGCCCCTTCAACACGAAGGAGACCTATCCCGAGCAAAAGCTGAACAACGATCTCTGCCAGGCCGTGGTGGCGCGCGGGACGACGGTGTTCGTGCGCGGGCAGATCGCGCAGGACCTCGACACACGCGAGAGCCTGCATGTCGGCGATGCCGGCGCGCAGGCCCGCAAGGCGATGGAGAACATCAAGATGCTGCTGGAGGAGGCCGGTTCCGACCTCAGCCATATCTGCCGCGTCGTCGTCTATCTCATCGATATCCGCTACCGCGAGGCCGTCTATACCGAGATGGGCAAGTACCTTCAGGGCGTCTTCCCGGTTTCGACCGGCCTCGTCGTCTCCGCCCTCGCCCGGCCGGAATGGCTGGTCGAGATCGAGGCGACCGCCGTCATTCCCGACGCAGCCTGA
- a CDS encoding extracellular solute-binding protein produces the protein MKKYLAATALALCFATSAQAAGELNIYAWAESISPDLIAKFSKENDVKVNVDSFTSNEDLLTKLQAGSSGYDIATPSQHFLRVMIDQGIIENFGANKLKAYENIEEKWRNQWWDEKQEYSIPLAYGTAGFVVNTDQYKGPTDSFKYFFEPAEELKGKIALLSYPDEVIGAAQLYLGVPFCSEDQAEMKKVLDLLMAQKPSVAVYSSDNIASRLASGEVSAHFWWDGDSLRARKTGSPVKLAMTKEGLVGWMDSYVIPKDAPNHDNAVKFIEFMSTAENATEQMNFYSHSSPMKVIADKVVNTKETAPELYPDVPITFSRTLGRRAGPRDPRLDAASPVVPLSRRGRPRRFPIPSRRLPCPCTPASAPSTRRRPIPSKS, from the coding sequence ATGAAGAAATACCTTGCCGCCACAGCCCTCGCCCTCTGCTTCGCCACGAGCGCACAGGCCGCCGGCGAACTCAACATCTACGCCTGGGCCGAATCCATCTCGCCGGACCTCATCGCGAAATTCTCCAAGGAGAACGACGTAAAGGTGAATGTCGACAGCTTCACCTCCAACGAGGATCTTTTGACCAAGCTGCAGGCCGGCTCCTCCGGCTACGACATCGCCACCCCCTCGCAGCACTTCCTGCGCGTGATGATCGACCAGGGCATCATCGAGAATTTCGGGGCCAACAAACTCAAGGCCTATGAGAACATCGAGGAGAAGTGGCGTAACCAGTGGTGGGATGAGAAGCAGGAATATTCCATCCCGCTCGCCTACGGCACCGCCGGCTTCGTGGTGAACACCGACCAGTACAAAGGCCCGACCGACAGCTTCAAGTATTTCTTCGAGCCGGCGGAAGAGCTTAAGGGCAAGATCGCCCTCCTCTCCTATCCCGACGAGGTGATCGGCGCAGCCCAGCTCTATCTCGGCGTCCCCTTCTGCTCGGAAGACCAGGCGGAAATGAAGAAGGTTCTGGACCTGCTGATGGCGCAGAAGCCGTCCGTCGCCGTCTACTCCTCCGACAATATCGCAAGCCGCCTCGCGTCAGGCGAGGTCTCGGCGCATTTCTGGTGGGACGGCGACTCGCTGCGCGCCCGCAAGACCGGCTCGCCGGTCAAGCTCGCCATGACCAAGGAAGGCCTCGTCGGCTGGATGGACAGCTATGTCATCCCGAAGGATGCGCCGAACCACGACAACGCGGTGAAGTTCATCGAGTTCATGTCGACGGCGGAGAACGCCACGGAGCAGATGAACTTCTACTCCCATTCCTCACCGATGAAGGTCATCGCGGACAAGGTCGTCAATACGAAGGAAACGGCGCCAGAACTCTACCCGGACGTGCCGATCACCTTCTCGCGTACGCTCGGCCGCCGCGCAGGACCTCGTGACCCGCGTCTGGACGCAGCTTCTCCAGTAGTCCCGCTTTCGCGCCGCGGGCGACCGCGGCGCTTTCCCATACCCTCAAGGAGACTTCCATGCCCGTGCACACCCGCATCCGCCCCTTCAACACGAAGGAGACCTATCCCGAGCAAAAGCTGA
- a CDS encoding ABC transporter permease, with amino-acid sequence MPRSPSSSSYLYAPLAVIVVYSFNANRVAGVWTGFSLKWYGSALNNAALMNALKTSLTVAAIATVVSTLVALSAALAIIRGKDLRFRKLSETVVNLPLLPEIVLAVATLLLFSLLDIQNGMLRLVIAHSAFCTPFAFLPIRARLQGMSLDFEEASADLYADRWTTFRRVTLPLIFPGVFSGAMLAFLISMDDFITSNLLSTGGSTTLPVYIFSLIRAGTSPELNAIATLLILASLVLATVALLVAARAPAKMQNHNHRTIIKERNIK; translated from the coding sequence TTGCCCCGCTCACCGTCTTCTTCCTCCTATCTCTATGCGCCGCTCGCGGTCATCGTCGTCTACTCTTTTAACGCCAACCGCGTTGCCGGCGTCTGGACCGGCTTTTCGCTGAAATGGTACGGCTCGGCACTTAACAATGCCGCGCTAATGAATGCGCTGAAGACCTCGCTGACGGTCGCGGCCATCGCCACCGTCGTCTCCACCCTCGTCGCGCTTTCCGCCGCGCTCGCCATCATCCGCGGCAAGGACCTGCGCTTCCGCAAACTTTCCGAGACCGTCGTCAACCTGCCGTTGCTGCCGGAAATCGTGCTGGCCGTCGCCACGCTCCTTCTCTTCTCGCTGCTCGATATCCAGAACGGCATGCTGCGGCTCGTCATCGCCCATTCCGCCTTCTGCACGCCCTTCGCCTTCCTGCCGATCCGCGCCCGCCTGCAGGGCATGTCGCTGGATTTCGAGGAGGCAAGCGCCGATCTCTATGCCGACCGCTGGACGACCTTCCGCCGCGTGACGCTGCCGCTCATCTTCCCCGGTGTCTTCTCCGGCGCGATGCTCGCCTTCCTCATCTCGATGGACGACTTCATCACCTCGAACCTGCTTTCGACCGGCGGCTCGACGACGCTGCCCGTCTACATCTTCTCGCTGATCCGCGCCGGCACCTCGCCGGAACTGAACGCCATCGCGACGCTGCTGATCCTGGCCTCGCTGGTCCTTGCCACCGTCGCGCTACTCGTTGCCGCGCGCGCGCCCGCGAAAATGCAGAACCATAATCACAGAACGATAATCAAAGAGAGGAACATAAAATGA
- a CDS encoding ABC transporter permease — protein MTDSALHIPAETARAPRARFWHDLSFWGLLPSRLLMGFALILPIFIIAAVSVATRGAYGGFTWDFNLAGYSQILFNEGWTGELEFTPQYLMIIGRTFLLAGATTLICLLFAVPVAYFISRQPPGRKAALVYLVTLPFWVSMILRVYAWMIILGKDGTLPKLLETLGLPAGMSFMFNDGATLTAMVYTAMPLMVLPVFASIEKLDGTLIEASHDLYGDRWVTLRRVILPLTAPGLTAGAILVFVPSLGAVLEPTLMGGGKQMMMGSLIQLQFGGGRNWPFGAAIAMALMALVMVFLIFTALRAARREATP, from the coding sequence ATGACCGACAGCGCCCTCCATATCCCCGCCGAGACGGCGCGCGCGCCCCGCGCCCGTTTCTGGCACGACCTTTCCTTCTGGGGCCTCCTGCCCTCGCGCCTGCTGATGGGCTTCGCGCTGATCCTGCCGATCTTCATCATCGCCGCCGTCTCCGTGGCGACACGCGGCGCCTATGGCGGCTTCACCTGGGATTTCAACCTCGCTGGCTACAGCCAGATCCTCTTCAACGAGGGTTGGACCGGGGAGCTGGAATTCACCCCGCAATATCTCATGATCATCGGCCGCACCTTCCTGCTCGCCGGCGCGACGACGCTGATCTGCCTCCTCTTTGCCGTACCCGTCGCCTATTTCATCTCGCGCCAGCCGCCGGGCCGCAAGGCGGCGCTCGTCTATCTCGTGACACTGCCCTTCTGGGTCTCGATGATCCTGCGCGTCTATGCCTGGATGATCATCCTCGGCAAGGACGGCACCTTGCCGAAGCTGCTCGAAACGCTCGGCCTTCCCGCCGGCATGAGCTTCATGTTCAACGACGGCGCGACGCTGACGGCCATGGTCTATACCGCGATGCCGCTGATGGTGCTGCCCGTCTTCGCCTCCATCGAGAAGCTGGACGGCACGCTGATCGAGGCCTCGCACGACCTTTACGGCGATCGCTGGGTAACGCTGCGCCGGGTGATCCTGCCGCTGACGGCGCCGGGCCTCACCGCCGGGGCCATCCTCGTCTTCGTCCCCTCGCTCGGCGCGGTGCTGGAGCCGACCCTGATGGGCGGCGGCAAGCAGATGATGATGGGCTCGCTCATCCAGCTCCAGTTCGGCGGCGGCCGCAATTGGCCCTTCGGCGCGGCCATCGCCATGGCGCTGATGGCCCTCGTCATGGTCTTCCTGATCTTCACGGCGCTGCGCGCCGCCCGCCGGGAGGCGACGCCATGA
- a CDS encoding TOBE domain-containing protein, giving the protein MKGRATLSVRPEKINLGNQAEGITFEGRIINKNYMGGYTHYTLDVAGTELRASRRNASRDGDTIPLGATVPVGFVAGSARVLAA; this is encoded by the coding sequence ATGAAGGGCCGCGCGACGCTCTCCGTGCGCCCGGAAAAGATCAATCTCGGCAATCAGGCAGAAGGGATCACCTTCGAGGGCCGCATCATCAACAAGAACTACATGGGCGGCTACACCCATTACACGCTCGACGTCGCGGGTACCGAACTGCGCGCCTCGCGCCGCAACGCCTCCCGCGACGGCGACACGATCCCGCTCGGCGCGACGGTTCCCGTTGGCTTCGTCGCGGGTTCCGCGCGGGTGCTGGCGGCATGA
- a CDS encoding ABC transporter ATP-binding protein — MTEPHFTGDKRAIEVKSVSKSFGAYQALKSVSFDIGSNEFFTMLGPSGCGKTTLLRMLAGFESPDAGSILLNGKEVVAIPPHKRRVNTVFQSYALFPHMTLEQNVAYGLENLGWEQGRIKTRVGEMLERVHMGPMARRKPAQLSGGQRQRIALARALAPEPEVLLLDEPLSALDLKLRQAMRDELRTLQRDTGITFVFVTHDQEEALDMSDRIAVLGGGEVQQIGTPAEIYEEPVNRFVADFVGETNFLDVEVLDTTGREATSARPLAFPSPCRQPAQR, encoded by the coding sequence ATGACTGAGCCCCATTTTACCGGAGACAAGAGGGCCATCGAAGTGAAGTCGGTTTCCAAAAGCTTCGGGGCCTATCAGGCGCTGAAATCGGTCAGCTTCGACATCGGCAGCAACGAGTTCTTCACGATGCTCGGCCCCTCCGGCTGTGGCAAGACCACGCTGCTGCGCATGCTCGCCGGCTTTGAAAGCCCGGACGCAGGCTCGATCCTCTTGAACGGCAAGGAAGTGGTCGCCATTCCGCCGCACAAGCGGCGGGTCAACACGGTCTTCCAGAGCTACGCCCTCTTCCCGCACATGACGCTGGAACAGAACGTCGCCTACGGCCTCGAAAACCTCGGCTGGGAGCAGGGCCGCATCAAGACGCGTGTCGGCGAGATGCTGGAGCGCGTGCATATGGGACCGATGGCCAGGCGCAAGCCCGCCCAGCTCTCCGGCGGCCAGCGCCAGCGCATCGCCCTTGCCCGCGCGCTCGCGCCCGAGCCGGAAGTGCTGCTGCTCGACGAACCGCTCTCCGCCCTCGACCTGAAGCTGCGACAGGCGATGCGTGACGAGCTGCGCACGCTCCAGCGCGACACCGGCATCACCTTCGTCTTCGTCACGCACGATCAGGAAGAAGCGCTCGACATGTCCGACCGCATCGCCGTGCTCGGCGGCGGCGAGGTGCAGCAGATCGGAACGCCGGCGGAGATATACGAAGAGCCGGTGAACCGCTTCGTCGCCGATTTCGTCGGCGAGACGAATTTCCTCGATGTGGAGGTGCTTGACACCACCGGCCGTGAGGCGACATCCGCACGCCCTTTGGCCTTTCCATCACCGTGCCGGCAACCGGCCCAACGATGA
- a CDS encoding aldehyde dehydrogenase, translating to MTTTIDWRARAASLKFRNGLYIDGRFRDAAKGGRFETVNPANAQVLTAVARGTAEDIDAAVAAGRRAFEDGRWSGKSPAERKAVLLRLAALIRENVPELALLDTLDMGKPIGDSSTIDAPGSAHFFEWHAEAIDKLYDEIAPTGRGDLAMIRRVPLGVIGAVVPWNFPLDMATWKLAPALATGNSVVLKPAEQSPLSALMLAELASEAGLPDGVLNVVPGFGEDAGRALGLHPDVDALVFTGSTKVGKLFMTYAGTSNMKQVWLETGGKSPNLVFADADLDRAAEMAAFGILFNSGEVCSANSRLLVHRSVQEEFTQKLIAATAAWPLGDPLDLATRMGPLVEKSHADRVASYIDIGRKEARLAHGGTRETRDGSDCYIQPTIFNEVAPDARIAREEIFGPVLAITPFDRDEEALRIANDSEYGLAASVWTKDLSRALSVSDRLNAGTVSVNTVDALSAMTPFGGVKQSGFGRDLSIHSFDKYCALKTVWVKY from the coding sequence ATGACGACGACCATCGACTGGCGCGCCCGCGCGGCGAGCCTGAAATTCCGCAACGGCCTCTATATCGACGGACGCTTCCGCGATGCCGCGAAGGGCGGCCGGTTCGAGACCGTGAACCCCGCCAATGCGCAGGTGCTCACCGCCGTCGCACGCGGCACCGCCGAGGATATCGACGCCGCCGTCGCCGCCGGCCGGCGCGCCTTCGAGGACGGCCGCTGGTCCGGCAAGTCGCCGGCCGAGCGCAAGGCGGTGCTGCTGCGCCTTGCCGCCCTCATCCGCGAGAACGTGCCGGAGCTTGCCCTCCTCGACACGCTCGACATGGGCAAGCCGATCGGCGACAGCTCGACCATCGACGCGCCCGGCTCCGCCCATTTCTTCGAATGGCATGCCGAGGCCATCGACAAGCTCTATGACGAGATCGCCCCCACCGGACGCGGCGACCTCGCCATGATCCGCCGCGTGCCGCTCGGCGTCATCGGCGCCGTCGTGCCGTGGAACTTCCCGCTCGACATGGCGACGTGGAAGCTCGCGCCGGCGCTCGCCACCGGCAATTCCGTCGTGCTGAAGCCGGCCGAGCAATCGCCGCTCTCCGCCCTCATGCTGGCCGAACTTGCCTCCGAGGCGGGCCTGCCGGACGGCGTTCTCAACGTCGTGCCCGGCTTCGGCGAAGATGCCGGCCGCGCGCTCGGCCTCCATCCCGATGTCGACGCCCTCGTCTTCACCGGCTCGACCAAGGTCGGCAAGCTCTTCATGACCTATGCGGGGACAAGCAACATGAAGCAGGTCTGGCTGGAGACGGGCGGCAAGTCGCCGAACCTCGTCTTCGCCGATGCCGACCTCGACAGGGCGGCCGAGATGGCGGCCTTCGGCATCCTGTTCAATTCCGGCGAGGTCTGCTCGGCCAATTCCCGCCTTCTCGTGCACCGCTCCGTGCAGGAAGAATTCACGCAGAAGCTGATCGCCGCGACGGCCGCATGGCCGCTCGGCGACCCGCTCGACCTTGCCACGCGCATGGGCCCGCTGGTCGAGAAGAGCCATGCCGACCGCGTCGCCTCCTATATCGACATCGGTCGCAAGGAAGCGCGCCTTGCCCATGGCGGCACGCGCGAGACGCGCGACGGCTCGGACTGCTACATCCAGCCGACCATCTTCAACGAGGTCGCGCCGGACGCCCGCATCGCGCGGGAGGAGATCTTCGGCCCCGTCCTCGCCATCACGCCCTTCGACCGCGACGAAGAGGCGCTGCGCATCGCCAATGACAGCGAATACGGCCTTGCCGCCTCCGTCTGGACGAAGGACCTTTCGCGCGCGCTCTCGGTTTCCGACCGGCTGAATGCCGGCACGGTCTCCGTCAACACGGTCGATGCGCTCTCCGCCATGACGCCCTTCGGCGGGGTCAAGCAGTCCGGTTTCGGCCGTGACCTCTCCATCCACAGCTTCGACAAGTATTGCGCGCTCAAAACCGTGTGGGTGAAATACTAG
- a CDS encoding LysR family transcriptional regulator — translation MALRFTLRQLEYLVAVGEFGSVTEAAERVNVSAPSVSAAISQLEKEFGINLFVRRHAHGLSLTQAGHGFVAQARQILSEAAKLNALSNELTGQVRGPLHVACLVTFAQAVIPPLRRAFSDTYPDVDFFQYERDQARILEGLRMARFDIALSYDLDIPADMTFHELAVLPPYAVLDEDHPLAGRREVTVEDLAPHPMILLDLPHSSAYFLSLFRDAGLTPHVAERTRDMSVMRAMVANRFGYSIANIRPVSTYAPDGSRLVFVPLTGNLRPMRMGILSMADANPALTVRRFIDFCGETIRGMGMDLPVSADTPPAKKGSS, via the coding sequence ATGGCCTTGCGCTTCACGCTCCGGCAACTGGAGTATCTCGTCGCGGTCGGGGAATTCGGCTCCGTCACGGAGGCGGCCGAACGGGTGAACGTTTCGGCGCCGTCCGTCTCGGCGGCGATCTCGCAGCTCGAGAAGGAATTCGGCATCAACCTCTTCGTGCGCCGCCACGCGCACGGCCTGTCGCTGACGCAGGCCGGCCACGGCTTCGTCGCGCAGGCGCGGCAGATCCTCTCGGAAGCCGCAAAGCTCAACGCGCTTTCCAACGAGCTGACCGGCCAGGTGCGCGGGCCGCTGCATGTCGCCTGTCTCGTCACCTTCGCGCAGGCCGTCATCCCGCCGCTGCGCCGCGCCTTCTCCGACACCTATCCGGATGTCGACTTCTTCCAGTACGAGCGTGACCAGGCGCGCATCCTCGAAGGGCTGCGCATGGCGCGCTTCGACATCGCGCTCAGCTACGATCTCGACATTCCCGCCGACATGACCTTCCACGAGCTCGCCGTGCTGCCGCCCTATGCGGTGCTCGACGAGGACCATCCGCTCGCCGGCCGCCGCGAGGTGACGGTGGAGGACCTTGCGCCGCATCCGATGATCCTGCTCGACCTGCCGCATTCCTCGGCCTATTTCCTCTCGCTCTTCCGCGACGCCGGCCTGACGCCCCATGTGGCGGAGCGCACGCGCGACATGTCGGTCATGCGCGCCATGGTCGCCAACCGCTTCGGCTATTCCATCGCCAATATCCGCCCGGTCTCCACCTATGCGCCGGACGGCAGCCGCCTCGTCTTCGTGCCGCTGACCGGGAACCTGCGCCCCATGCGCATGGGCATCCTCTCGATGGCCGATGCCAATCCGGCGCTCACCGTGCGGCGCTTCATCGACTTCTGCGGCGAGACGATCCGCGGCATGGGCATGGACCTGCCGGTTTCCGCCGACACCCCACCCGCAAAGAAAGGCAGTTCATGA
- a CDS encoding NAD(P)/FAD-dependent oxidoreductase, translating into MAVEKVDTLVIGAGQAGVAMSEHLGRRGISHLVLEKARIAENWRTARWDSLVANGPAWHDRFPGMTFPGLDGEAFAPKEQVADYFVTYAEKIKAPIRCGVEVRSVGKEGATFRVETSDGVIEARNVVSATGAFQRPIMPALVPAQAGLTQIHSNTYRNPGQLPEGTVLVIGAGSSGTQIADELLRAGRRVYLSIGPHDRPPRRYRGKDFCWWLGVLGIWDLKVPAPNTEHVTIAVSGAYGGQTVDFRRLGNRGMTLLGRAESYRDGVLHVAPDLVDNIARGDANHLSLLDRADAYAAEHGLDLPEDPEARHKEPDPACVTDPILMLDLKEAGITSIVWATGYAVDYGWLKLDALDEKGRPVHERGVSKVPGLFFVGLPWLSRRASSFIWGCWHDADYLAGYIAEHRSGKDTGVAAVAS; encoded by the coding sequence ATGGCAGTGGAAAAAGTGGACACGCTCGTCATCGGCGCCGGCCAGGCGGGCGTCGCGATGAGCGAGCATCTCGGCAGGCGCGGCATTTCCCATCTCGTCCTGGAAAAGGCCCGCATCGCCGAGAACTGGCGCACCGCCCGCTGGGACAGCCTCGTCGCCAACGGCCCCGCCTGGCACGACCGCTTTCCCGGCATGACCTTCCCCGGCCTCGACGGCGAGGCCTTCGCCCCCAAGGAGCAGGTGGCGGATTATTTCGTGACCTACGCGGAAAAGATCAAGGCGCCGATCCGTTGCGGCGTGGAGGTCCGGTCGGTCGGCAAGGAGGGCGCGACCTTCCGCGTCGAGACCTCCGATGGCGTGATCGAGGCGCGGAACGTCGTCTCGGCCACCGGCGCTTTCCAGCGTCCCATCATGCCCGCCCTCGTGCCGGCACAGGCGGGCCTCACCCAGATCCATTCCAACACCTATCGCAATCCTGGCCAGCTGCCCGAGGGCACGGTGCTGGTGATCGGCGCCGGGTCCTCCGGCACGCAGATCGCCGACGAGCTCCTGCGCGCCGGCCGCCGCGTCTACCTTTCCATCGGCCCGCACGACAGACCGCCGCGCCGCTATCGCGGCAAGGATTTCTGCTGGTGGCTCGGGGTGCTCGGCATCTGGGACCTCAAGGTGCCGGCGCCGAACACCGAGCATGTCACCATCGCCGTCAGCGGCGCCTATGGCGGGCAGACGGTCGACTTCCGCCGCCTCGGCAACCGCGGCATGACGCTGCTCGGCCGCGCCGAGTCCTACAGGGACGGCGTGCTGCATGTCGCACCCGACCTCGTCGACAACATCGCGCGGGGCGACGCCAACCATCTCTCCCTGCTCGACCGCGCCGACGCCTATGCGGCGGAACACGGCCTCGACCTGCCGGAGGATCCCGAGGCGCGCCACAAGGAGCCGGACCCGGCCTGCGTGACCGATCCGATCCTGATGCTGGACCTCAAGGAGGCCGGTATCACCTCCATCGTCTGGGCGACGGGCTATGCGGTGGACTACGGCTGGCTGAAGCTCGACGCGCTCGACGAGAAGGGCCGCCCCGTCCACGAGCGCGGCGTCTCGAAGGTGCCCGGCCTCTTCTTCGTCGGCCTGCCGTGGCTGTCGCGCCGCGCCTCCTCCTTCATCTGGGGCTGCTGGCACGACGCGGATTATCTCGCCGGCTACATCGCCGAACACCGCAGCGGAAAGGACACCGGCGTCGCCGCCGTGGCCTCCTGA